Proteins encoded within one genomic window of Mesobacillus subterraneus:
- a CDS encoding DUF4230 domain-containing protein — protein MKAFYVEKSSGIKDSIWHAIAQDQIKQEAIDAGILQKADKNAEIVLKEFFGHLGYKVKIVR, from the coding sequence ATGAAGGCCTTTTACGTGGAAAAGTCCAGTGGGATCAAGGATTCAATTTGGCACGCTATCGCACAGGACCAAATTAAGCAGGAAGCAATAGATGCTGGAATTTTACAAAAAGCTGATAAAAATGCTGAAATTGTATTAAAGGAATTTTTCGGTCATTTGGGATACAAGGTCAAGATTGTTCGATAA
- a CDS encoding DUF4230 domain-containing protein: protein MDKQEKVLSKLDELLTELRAGRVESSASLAAPPVMSSKLSAISRMLIIFLFLTSVIGVGFWYVTGSTGKAESTVYIEQVHGLATLATAEAHVKVILEQEDNELFGEKINLNIPGTKRELLLIVPATVLAGVDLEAIDKKDMKVDEDKKLVEIILPRAQFIQEPSVKMDEVRTFSDEGLLRGKVQWDQGFNLARYRTGPN from the coding sequence ATGGACAAGCAGGAAAAAGTCCTTTCAAAGCTTGATGAACTATTGACTGAATTAAGGGCAGGGAGAGTGGAAAGCTCAGCTTCCTTGGCTGCACCTCCAGTGATGTCATCTAAGCTTAGTGCAATTAGCAGGATGTTAATAATTTTTCTTTTCTTAACTTCAGTCATAGGTGTTGGATTCTGGTATGTAACAGGGAGCACAGGTAAAGCTGAGTCGACTGTGTACATTGAACAAGTGCACGGATTGGCAACGTTGGCAACGGCAGAGGCACATGTTAAGGTCATCCTTGAGCAAGAAGATAATGAGTTATTCGGAGAGAAAATTAACTTGAATATCCCTGGGACAAAACGTGAATTGCTATTAATCGTTCCAGCAACTGTGTTAGCTGGTGTTGATTTGGAAGCTATCGATAAAAAAGACATGAAGGTAGATGAGGATAAAAAATTAGTAGAAATTATACTACCTCGGGCACAATTCATCCAAGAGCCGTCAGTTAAGATGGACGAGGTAAGGACTTTTTCGGATGAAGGCCTTTTACGTGGAAAAGTCCAGTGGGATCAAGGATTCAATTTGGCACGCTATCGCACAGGACCAAATTAA
- a CDS encoding SDR family oxidoreductase: protein MLSQLNGKVAFITGASSGIGRAAAIKLAQEGAKVGLIDVKEEKAVNVKESIEEVGGSAMIVECDIANPEEMKRSYQKVVDEWGKVDIVFANAGINGVIAPIEDLAPEDWDETINTNLKGTFLTVKYAIPYMKKHGGSIIITSSINGNRIYKNFGMSAYSTSKIGQTGFGKMAALELAQYKVRVNIICPGAIETNIGKNTFPQEDDLEKIKIPVEYPEGNQPLEEHAGKPGQVADLVFFLASDLSSHITGTEVYIDGAESLL from the coding sequence ATTTTGAGTCAATTAAATGGGAAGGTCGCGTTTATAACAGGTGCCAGCTCCGGAATCGGAAGAGCCGCAGCAATAAAATTGGCCCAGGAAGGTGCAAAGGTTGGCTTAATCGATGTGAAGGAAGAAAAAGCCGTGAATGTTAAGGAATCCATAGAAGAAGTTGGTGGAAGCGCGATGATTGTCGAATGTGATATCGCAAACCCAGAAGAAATGAAACGAAGTTATCAAAAGGTTGTTGATGAATGGGGAAAAGTCGATATCGTCTTCGCCAATGCAGGCATCAATGGAGTCATTGCCCCAATCGAAGACCTGGCTCCAGAGGATTGGGACGAAACCATCAACACGAATCTTAAAGGAACCTTTCTTACCGTAAAATATGCAATTCCGTATATGAAGAAGCACGGCGGCAGCATCATCATCACGAGCTCAATTAACGGAAACAGGATTTATAAAAATTTTGGAATGTCTGCCTATAGTACTTCCAAAATCGGCCAAACAGGCTTCGGTAAAATGGCAGCCCTGGAACTTGCGCAATACAAAGTAAGAGTCAATATTATCTGCCCGGGTGCTATCGAAACCAACATAGGGAAAAACACCTTCCCCCAAGAGGATGACCTAGAAAAAATCAAAATCCCAGTTGAATATCCAGAAGGCAATCAACCACTGGAAGAGCACGCAGGAAAGCCGGGCCAAGTCGCAGATCTTGTGTTCTTTCTCGCTTCCGATCTGTCATCGCATATTACCGGCACAGAAGTCTATATAGATGGGGCTGAATCGCTTTTATAA
- a CDS encoding GNAT family N-acetyltransferase, whose translation MNYNHQTKTITTSRLVLRIFQKSDAEDVASLCNNYNIFKNTLYLPYPYSIEDALIWMKSHLDNFERDKSYEFAVTDKESGQLFGAIALSNNQRFNHGEIAYWIGEEFWGRGYATEAAEGIVQCAFSEKKYHKVFARCFHSNPASGRVLQKLGMREEGILIDHVRKENRYEHLVYYGLINT comes from the coding sequence TTGAACTATAATCATCAAACTAAAACAATTACTACTTCCAGGTTAGTTCTTCGGATCTTTCAAAAATCAGATGCAGAAGACGTTGCCAGTCTTTGTAATAACTACAATATTTTTAAAAATACTTTGTACCTTCCTTATCCATATAGCATTGAGGATGCTTTAATATGGATGAAAAGTCATCTTGATAATTTTGAAAGAGATAAATCATACGAGTTCGCTGTAACCGATAAGGAAAGTGGTCAACTGTTCGGAGCTATCGCATTATCCAACAACCAGAGGTTCAATCATGGTGAAATAGCTTACTGGATTGGTGAAGAGTTTTGGGGAAGAGGATATGCTACAGAGGCAGCAGAAGGAATCGTACAATGTGCGTTCAGTGAAAAGAAATATCATAAAGTATTTGCTCGCTGTTTTCATTCCAACCCAGCATCCGGGCGCGTGTTGCAAAAGTTAGGAATGAGAGAAGAAGGAATTTTAATTGACCATGTCAGGAAAGAAAACCGGTATGAACATTTAGTCTATTACGGATTGATCAACACGTAA
- a CDS encoding GNAT family N-acetyltransferase produces the protein MIFQNGSIKIRRLKGKDKHLLAKWLSTPEVLQYYEGRDHSFDLEKVDRVFYASDEDEVKCMIEYEDKSIGYIQYYELDEATKKDYGYEGGKIFGTDQFIGEIDYWDRGIGTLLVTSMTNHLFEQMKADKVVMDPQVWNERAIKCYEKCGFKKVKLLPKHELHEGKYRDCWLLESKK, from the coding sequence GTGATATTTCAAAACGGCAGTATAAAGATTCGCAGGCTAAAAGGAAAAGATAAACACTTACTAGCAAAATGGCTTTCTACTCCCGAGGTCCTTCAATACTATGAAGGCAGAGATCATTCCTTCGATCTAGAAAAAGTCGACAGAGTTTTTTATGCTTCAGATGAAGATGAAGTTAAGTGCATGATTGAGTATGAAGATAAATCCATAGGCTATATTCAATATTATGAACTGGACGAGGCAACTAAAAAAGACTATGGATATGAGGGTGGGAAAATTTTCGGAACTGATCAGTTTATTGGCGAAATTGACTATTGGGATAGAGGTATTGGAACTTTACTGGTTACATCGATGACGAATCATCTTTTTGAGCAAATGAAAGCCGACAAAGTGGTAATGGATCCGCAAGTATGGAATGAGCGAGCAATAAAATGCTACGAAAAATGCGGTTTCAAGAAAGTTAAACTACTTCCTAAACACGAGCTCCACGAAGGAAAATATCGTGATTGCTGGTTGCTTGAGAGTAAGAAATAA
- a CDS encoding GNAT family N-acetyltransferase, whose translation MFLYKIDEQLSIKLTEVSDADTLFELTEKARDYLKEWLPWLDFTTGVEDTREFLKGTMKGYAENKSMTTVILYEGEIVGTAGFNSINWSNKTAYIGYWIGHEYQGKGIMTKVASALTDYAFNHLNLNKVEIRAAEGNKKSRGIPERLGFVNEGRIRQAEWLYDHYVDHVVYGVLAEEWNQNHK comes from the coding sequence ATGTTTTTATATAAAATAGATGAACAATTATCAATAAAGCTAACAGAGGTATCGGATGCGGATACCCTGTTTGAACTAACTGAAAAGGCACGGGATTATTTAAAAGAGTGGCTTCCATGGCTTGACTTTACAACGGGGGTTGAAGATACACGAGAATTCTTAAAAGGAACGATGAAAGGCTACGCAGAAAATAAGAGTATGACGACCGTTATTTTATACGAAGGAGAGATTGTCGGAACTGCAGGTTTCAACAGTATTAACTGGTCAAACAAAACGGCTTACATCGGCTATTGGATCGGGCATGAGTACCAGGGGAAGGGAATCATGACCAAAGTTGCCAGTGCATTGACTGATTACGCTTTTAACCATTTGAACTTGAACAAAGTTGAAATCAGAGCTGCGGAGGGAAATAAGAAGAGCAGAGGGATTCCTGAAAGATTAGGCTTTGTAAATGAAGGAAGGATCCGACAAGCAGAATGGTTATATGATCACTATGTAGATCATGTGGTTTACGGGGTTTTAGCAGAAGAATGGAATCAAAACCATAAGTAG
- a CDS encoding HD domain-containing protein, with the protein MKMDLIDKALIIASVAHEGQYRKNTKIPYIAHPVAVGMILQKSRYSDEMVAGGILHDTVEDTDLTMEDIEQEFGKAVAVIVKGCSEPDKSLTWEERKEHTIEFLRTASEEIRVVACADKLHNVRSIRQDVEQCGEEVWNRFNRGREQQEWYYRHVLKSLGHSSAFPLLEELEIEIERLFN; encoded by the coding sequence ATGAAAATGGATTTAATCGATAAAGCATTGATAATTGCTTCAGTGGCACATGAAGGGCAGTATCGTAAAAACACAAAAATTCCGTATATTGCTCACCCTGTGGCAGTGGGGATGATTTTGCAAAAATCGAGATATAGCGATGAAATGGTAGCAGGCGGTATTCTTCATGACACGGTTGAAGATACAGACCTAACAATGGAAGATATCGAGCAGGAGTTTGGAAAGGCTGTTGCGGTGATCGTTAAAGGTTGTTCAGAGCCCGACAAGTCTCTAACATGGGAAGAACGGAAAGAACACACCATCGAGTTTTTAAGAACGGCATCAGAAGAAATACGCGTAGTAGCTTGTGCGGATAAATTGCATAATGTTAGATCGATTCGCCAGGACGTCGAACAATGTGGTGAAGAAGTTTGGAATAGGTTCAACCGCGGAAGAGAACAGCAGGAATGGTATTACAGACATGTGTTGAAAAGCCTTGGACATTCGTCTGCGTTTCCGTTACTAGAGGAGCTCGAAATCGAAATCGAGCGTTTGTTTAATTGA
- a CDS encoding alkaline phosphatase family protein, whose protein sequence is MEKLTDHLIVISFDCLSEHDVPLLGELPNFKAFIDNSSFCTQVETIYPSVTYPCHATIVTGNFPNRHGIVNNTFVQPGKTSPDWYWHRRHIKGTTLFDEGKKAGMRTAALLWPVTAKADIDYNMPEIFANRPWHHQIPVSLSNGSPRYQLEMNAKFGHIRNGLSQPELDDFVLEATVETIRTRKPELMLIHFVDLDSQRHMHGFSSEEAKAALHRHDKRLGKIMNALKEAGIAENSTVIILGDHSALDESKVVKVNVIFKERGLIQTNASGKVINWKAYCKSCDGSAYVYVKDPNDDAVKNTVSDILAELLQDKSNGIEAAITGSEANAKGADGTAFRMLEAAKGYYFSEAIDGDYMEEVTEQDARTKKYTFACHGYSPEKEGYHTVFFAAGKGIRPGISIKSMHLADEVPTFARLLGLDLGDTDGSILEGILDI, encoded by the coding sequence ATGGAAAAACTGACAGACCACTTAATCGTCATTTCCTTTGACTGTCTTTCAGAGCATGATGTTCCATTGCTCGGGGAGCTGCCGAATTTCAAGGCTTTTATAGATAATAGTTCTTTCTGTACTCAGGTGGAAACGATTTATCCTTCTGTTACATACCCTTGCCATGCGACAATCGTGACCGGTAATTTCCCTAATCGGCATGGTATTGTTAACAATACATTTGTCCAGCCTGGCAAAACCTCTCCCGACTGGTATTGGCACCGTCGGCATATTAAAGGGACAACCCTCTTCGATGAGGGAAAAAAGGCTGGCATGAGAACTGCTGCTTTATTATGGCCGGTCACGGCTAAGGCTGATATCGACTACAACATGCCTGAAATTTTCGCTAACCGGCCCTGGCATCACCAGATTCCTGTTTCGCTTTCCAATGGGAGTCCACGTTATCAGCTTGAGATGAACGCGAAATTCGGTCATATCAGGAACGGATTGAGTCAGCCTGAGCTCGATGATTTCGTTTTGGAAGCAACAGTTGAAACCATCAGAACGAGAAAGCCTGAATTGATGTTGATCCATTTTGTTGATCTAGATTCTCAGCGCCATATGCATGGATTTTCATCAGAAGAAGCCAAGGCTGCGCTTCACCGTCATGACAAGAGGCTTGGCAAAATCATGAATGCGCTCAAAGAGGCTGGCATTGCCGAGAATTCAACAGTTATCATTCTTGGTGACCACAGCGCACTGGATGAGTCTAAAGTGGTGAAAGTGAACGTAATATTTAAAGAACGAGGACTTATCCAAACCAATGCTTCAGGCAAAGTGATCAACTGGAAAGCCTATTGCAAGAGTTGTGACGGCTCAGCCTATGTCTATGTAAAAGATCCAAACGATGATGCTGTGAAAAATACAGTTTCAGATATTTTGGCGGAGCTTTTACAGGACAAAAGCAATGGCATTGAAGCAGCCATCACTGGTTCTGAAGCAAACGCAAAAGGAGCTGATGGAACAGCCTTCAGGATGCTTGAAGCTGCCAAGGGCTATTACTTTAGCGAGGCAATAGATGGTGACTACATGGAAGAAGTGACAGAACAGGATGCAAGGACAAAAAAGTACACGTTTGCCTGTCATGGATACTCCCCTGAAAAAGAAGGTTATCACACTGTTTTCTTCGCGGCTGGTAAAGGCATCCGTCCAGGAATCTCCATCAAATCTATGCACCTTGCAGACGAAGTCCCAACCTTTGCTCGCCTGCTGGGTCTTGACCTCGGCGATACAGATGGCTCTATCCTTGAAGGGATTTTAGACATTTAG
- a CDS encoding MFS transporter, whose protein sequence is MKGFTKEESSWIRYDWASSAYSIIISTAVFPLFYKASATEAGVSLSNSTAYLGYTIAIATFILALIGPILGTIADYQGMKKRFFTIFFTLGITFTAGLAFVPSGNWLMLLVVYTLAVLGSTGSNVFYDAFIVDVTKDERMDRVSARGYGMGYIGSTIPFIISIAIIILAQTNVLPISMTLTSQTAFIITALWWGLFSIPLFKNVHQKHYIEREPQLVLQSFRRLGKTFKEIRKYRALFLFLLAYFFYIDGVGTIITMSTAYGTDLGISSTNLLIILFVTQVVAWPFAILFGKLSERFTGKKMLYVGITVYIFVCIYAYFLETTTDFWILAMLVATSQGGIQALSRSYFAKLVPKANANEFFGFYNIFGKFASIMGPLMVGLTAQLTGNSSMGVFSLVILFVIGMVILAFVPEPETQPKAPEIA, encoded by the coding sequence ATGAAAGGTTTTACGAAGGAAGAGAGCAGCTGGATCCGTTATGACTGGGCAAGCTCGGCTTATTCGATTATCATTTCGACGGCTGTGTTCCCGCTTTTTTATAAAGCTTCCGCTACGGAGGCTGGTGTGAGCCTTTCTAATTCTACCGCGTATTTGGGTTATACGATTGCGATTGCCACCTTCATTTTGGCATTGATCGGTCCAATTCTTGGAACCATAGCGGACTATCAAGGAATGAAGAAACGATTCTTCACTATTTTCTTTACGTTAGGGATCACTTTTACAGCTGGTCTTGCTTTCGTGCCGAGCGGGAACTGGCTGATGCTGCTTGTCGTATACACCCTTGCCGTGCTTGGGTCGACAGGTTCAAACGTTTTCTACGATGCCTTCATCGTTGATGTAACGAAGGATGAACGAATGGACCGAGTTTCTGCTAGAGGATACGGGATGGGTTACATCGGGAGTACGATTCCATTTATCATCAGTATCGCAATCATTATATTAGCCCAGACAAATGTCCTGCCAATTTCTATGACATTGACCAGTCAGACTGCTTTTATCATTACTGCCCTATGGTGGGGACTTTTTTCAATCCCTTTGTTTAAAAATGTTCATCAAAAGCATTACATCGAGCGTGAACCTCAGCTGGTGCTGCAAAGCTTCAGACGTTTAGGAAAAACCTTTAAGGAAATCCGCAAATACAGGGCATTATTTTTATTTTTATTAGCTTATTTCTTTTACATTGACGGTGTTGGAACGATCATCACGATGTCTACAGCTTATGGAACCGATCTGGGAATCAGTTCTACTAACCTATTAATCATCCTTTTCGTTACCCAGGTCGTCGCCTGGCCGTTCGCGATTTTGTTCGGAAAACTATCTGAGCGTTTTACCGGTAAGAAAATGCTTTATGTCGGAATTACCGTTTATATTTTTGTTTGTATCTACGCTTACTTCCTGGAAACAACAACGGATTTCTGGATCCTGGCTATGCTTGTTGCTACATCACAAGGTGGCATCCAGGCGCTAAGCCGGTCTTATTTTGCAAAATTGGTGCCGAAAGCGAACGCGAATGAGTTTTTCGGATTCTATAATATCTTCGGGAAATTTGCTTCAATCATGGGTCCGCTTATGGTCGGGTTGACTGCACAGCTTACTGGCAATTCAAGCATGGGAGTGTTCAGCCTAGTCATCCTCTTTGTTATTGGGATGGTCATTCTAGCCTTTGTTCCAGAACCAGAAACTCAGCCTAAAGCACCTGAAATTGCATAG
- a CDS encoding M20 family peptidase: MKKIKLSLMITASLLLVFIIVTMFNTLTLQSRQPSPKHVNGSIKEDHAINTLSKAIQFKTVSYQDRSKMDLKEFDSFISFLELSFPMVHEELELEKVNGYALVYKWKGNDSTKLPIGLTSHYDVVPVLEGTEANWEHDPFSGTIAEGKIWGRGTLDDKIGVIGVLEAAEHLLSEGYQPSRDIYLMFGHDEEIGGDKGAAMIVSTLNERGIKFDFVLDEGGAIVENMVPGVNKPVGVVGVSEKGSATAELSIEGSGGHSSQPKDRTNIGRIAGAIAKLEKNQFPADLRGPVEDLFEFVAPEMSFGMKYVFANKFIFEPVIEKILLKQPASAALIRTTIAPTIFHAGEQYNALPEKASAIVNLRLMPGDSLEEVKDFIEKTIDDEDIKVTIEGSEASGVSSIDSWHFKSIQQSAKNVYEEAVIAPYLMFAGSDAKHYDSIAENTYRFLPVQLTSEDLNRMHGTNEHISIENYLKAISFYMEVIIEANKEQ; the protein is encoded by the coding sequence ATGAAAAAAATAAAACTTTCCTTAATGATCACTGCCAGCCTGCTCCTTGTTTTTATCATTGTCACCATGTTCAATACCCTCACCTTGCAATCCCGTCAGCCCTCACCCAAACATGTTAATGGCTCTATAAAAGAAGACCATGCAATCAATACCCTATCAAAAGCAATACAATTTAAAACAGTATCCTATCAGGACCGCAGCAAGATGGACCTGAAAGAATTCGACAGCTTCATTTCCTTTTTAGAACTGAGTTTTCCCATGGTGCATGAGGAACTTGAGCTTGAAAAAGTGAATGGTTATGCGCTTGTATATAAGTGGAAAGGAAATGACTCCACCAAACTCCCTATTGGACTGACAAGCCATTACGATGTTGTTCCTGTTCTTGAAGGTACGGAGGCAAACTGGGAACATGATCCATTCAGCGGGACCATTGCCGAAGGAAAGATTTGGGGACGCGGTACACTGGATGACAAAATTGGTGTGATTGGAGTACTTGAAGCTGCAGAACACCTGCTCAGCGAAGGTTATCAGCCTTCACGAGATATCTATCTTATGTTCGGGCATGATGAAGAAATCGGTGGGGATAAAGGAGCCGCAATGATTGTAAGCACCCTTAATGAACGAGGCATCAAGTTTGATTTCGTTTTAGATGAAGGAGGAGCAATCGTGGAGAACATGGTTCCGGGTGTCAATAAACCCGTCGGCGTTGTAGGTGTTTCTGAAAAGGGTTCTGCGACTGCAGAGCTGTCGATCGAAGGAAGCGGCGGCCATTCTTCGCAGCCAAAAGACAGGACCAATATCGGCAGGATTGCCGGCGCCATTGCTAAGCTGGAAAAAAACCAGTTTCCTGCCGACCTTAGAGGACCTGTTGAGGATTTATTTGAATTTGTCGCTCCTGAAATGAGCTTTGGCATGAAATATGTCTTTGCCAACAAATTCATTTTCGAACCGGTCATTGAAAAAATTCTCCTCAAGCAGCCTGCCTCCGCTGCTCTGATCAGGACTACGATCGCGCCAACGATCTTCCATGCTGGTGAGCAGTACAACGCGCTTCCAGAAAAAGCATCAGCGATTGTCAACCTCCGCCTCATGCCTGGTGATTCGTTGGAAGAAGTGAAGGATTTTATTGAAAAAACGATCGATGACGAGGATATCAAAGTTACAATTGAAGGCTCCGAAGCCTCTGGTGTTTCCTCCATTGATAGCTGGCATTTCAAATCCATCCAGCAAAGCGCAAAAAATGTCTATGAGGAAGCAGTTATCGCCCCCTATCTGATGTTCGCCGGTTCCGATGCAAAGCATTACGACAGCATCGCCGAAAACACATATCGTTTCCTCCCTGTCCAGTTGACATCAGAAGATCTTAACAGGATGCATGGAACGAATGAGCATATTAGTATCGAGAACTATCTTAAGGCAATTAGTTTTTATATGGAAGTTATTATAGAAGCGAATAAAGAACAGTAG
- a CDS encoding cache domain-containing protein: MKLNLRAYMALFFGVIIIALTMLLSITISKHSSETIKREIGNSLSTTSFHMADKLDSFMWSRIGEVEVLSQIEDINSLEDLQSAQVLLDQLNTSIPVFSWIGLTDSTGKVVAASDEILVGVDISQRPVYLEGKKGTFIGDVHNAVLLANLLPNPTGEPMQFVDISKALVDENGKFTGVLTTHLSWEWSRQVQDEIVEPLKDELSGAEVFVVSDLDSTVLLGPDSMTGKVLDVESVQKARKGANSWVVEKWPDGKNYLTGFAVGDGHDDYSGLGWTVIVRLPEENAFSPVGQLKSFIIKLGTITAFVFAFIGWLLAGFITNPLRKISRAAHCIRIGKESTIPLIKGIKDLELLSSSLRDLVDTLVHTESSLGKMEKLAHHDLLTGLGNRTALDQFLGQAKTTGNSLSFLYLDLDGFKIINDTYGHQTGDLLLIEVARRLKEFSRKEDPIFRIGGDEFLMVVSSPAESKKHVLSAIANKLIKNINNPYEVAESKLHVGCSVGGAI; encoded by the coding sequence ATGAAACTAAACCTCCGAGCCTATATGGCTCTATTTTTTGGTGTCATCATCATAGCGCTGACGATGCTATTGAGCATAACGATCAGCAAACATTCTAGTGAAACGATAAAAAGAGAGATAGGAAATAGCCTGTCTACTACGTCCTTTCATATGGCAGATAAACTGGATTCGTTCATGTGGTCACGTATCGGAGAAGTTGAGGTCCTAAGTCAAATTGAGGATATTAATTCTCTTGAAGATCTGCAGTCAGCACAGGTATTGCTGGACCAGTTAAATACGAGTATACCAGTATTTTCGTGGATTGGACTGACCGACTCGACTGGTAAGGTGGTCGCAGCCTCTGACGAGATTCTTGTAGGAGTAGATATTTCTCAGCGCCCTGTTTATCTGGAAGGGAAAAAAGGAACTTTCATTGGCGATGTCCATAACGCAGTTCTTCTTGCAAACCTGCTTCCGAATCCAACTGGAGAACCGATGCAATTTGTTGACATCAGCAAAGCGTTAGTAGATGAAAATGGGAAATTCACTGGTGTTCTGACCACACATCTTAGTTGGGAATGGTCAAGGCAAGTTCAGGATGAAATCGTCGAACCTTTAAAGGATGAATTGAGCGGAGCCGAAGTATTTGTGGTGAGTGATTTGGACAGCACCGTTCTCCTTGGACCAGATAGTATGACTGGGAAAGTCCTTGATGTTGAGAGTGTACAAAAAGCAAGGAAGGGTGCCAACAGTTGGGTCGTTGAAAAGTGGCCGGACGGTAAAAATTATTTGACCGGATTCGCAGTTGGCGACGGTCATGATGATTATTCTGGACTTGGATGGACAGTCATTGTCCGTCTCCCTGAAGAGAACGCTTTTTCCCCTGTCGGACAATTAAAATCTTTTATTATCAAACTGGGAACAATAACTGCTTTTGTCTTTGCTTTCATCGGCTGGCTCCTAGCTGGTTTCATAACCAACCCTTTACGAAAGATATCCAGAGCTGCCCATTGTATAAGAATCGGCAAAGAAAGCACAATTCCTTTAATAAAAGGAATCAAAGACCTTGAACTCCTATCCAGTTCCTTGAGGGATTTGGTTGACACATTGGTACATACAGAATCCAGTTTAGGGAAAATGGAAAAACTGGCACATCATGATCTTCTGACCGGTCTTGGAAATCGTACAGCGCTTGATCAATTTTTAGGACAAGCCAAAACTACCGGGAATTCATTATCCTTTTTATATTTAGATTTGGATGGATTTAAAATAATCAACGATACTTATGGACATCAAACAGGTGACCTGCTGTTAATAGAAGTGGCTCGCAGGCTGAAAGAATTTAGCCGGAAAGAAGATCCTATCTTCAGAATTGGCGGTGACGAATTTCTTATGGTTGTCAGCAGTCCAGCTGAGTCAAAGAAACATGTGCTTAGCGCCATAGCGAACAAGCTGATTAAAAACATTAACAACCCTTATGAAGTAGCTGAATCAAAACTTCATGTCGGATGCAGCGTTGGTGGCGCAATATGA
- a CDS encoding carbohydrate kinase family protein: MGNVLIIGGTTFDSVIHLEKLPDPVPQTIHYAAFTETLGSTGAGKALNLSKLNIPVTLHSIIGNDEYGAKIRKKLDEDGVDFVYDHDPRGTERHVNLMSLAGERISIFVTQSSAELHLNLHRIEQLIKGSDLIVLNIIAYTKQLIPLIKKYNKPVWTDLHDYNPGNPYHEAFIEIADFIFVSSDHMPDYKPMMEKWISMGKQMVVCTHGKNGATALTSHQKWIETPIIRDYQYKDANGAGDSFFSGFLFGFLKGKSTEESLKLGTICAGLCITSKELAYEELNPRLLEEEYQKYFG, encoded by the coding sequence ATGGGTAATGTACTTATAATAGGTGGAACTACTTTCGATTCTGTCATTCATCTGGAAAAACTTCCAGATCCGGTGCCGCAAACCATCCATTATGCAGCATTTACTGAGACTTTGGGTTCTACTGGTGCAGGGAAAGCACTGAACCTGTCGAAGCTGAATATTCCTGTTACACTCCATTCCATTATCGGGAATGATGAGTATGGAGCGAAAATCAGAAAGAAACTGGATGAAGATGGTGTCGATTTTGTTTATGACCATGACCCTCGGGGGACTGAAAGGCATGTGAACTTGATGAGCCTAGCCGGAGAGCGGATTTCGATCTTTGTCACCCAGTCTTCAGCTGAATTGCATCTTAACTTGCACAGGATCGAGCAGCTAATTAAAGGTTCTGATTTAATTGTGTTGAATATCATCGCATACACAAAGCAGCTTATTCCACTTATTAAAAAATATAACAAACCTGTCTGGACAGATTTACATGACTATAATCCCGGCAACCCATATCACGAAGCGTTTATCGAGATTGCAGATTTTATTTTCGTTAGCTCTGATCATATGCCTGATTACAAACCGATGATGGAAAAGTGGATATCTATGGGGAAACAAATGGTTGTCTGCACACACGGAAAGAATGGGGCAACGGCTCTTACAAGTCATCAGAAATGGATTGAAACTCCGATTATCAGAGATTATCAATACAAGGATGCTAACGGGGCAGGTGACAGCTTTTTCTCTGGCTTCTTATTTGGGTTTTTAAAGGGGAAATCAACGGAGGAATCACTGAAACTGGGAACAATTTGTGCCGGACTTTGTATCACCTCAAAGGAGTTAGCATACGAGGAATTAAATCCTCGCCTGCTTGAAGAAGAGTATCAAAAATATTTCGGTTAA
- a CDS encoding DUF4181 domain-containing protein: MPWLEFFILIISIIALLAASKFVLRKLFNIKKVKKKIFSYNHINSTHRKVDWMVRITAATLYLIFMYQLYFHDFSVNLLLFIMTLIITSESFVRAYFEWKASPDPKQSILSLGEGVLLIIIVLVIIQFDVLNLLFS, from the coding sequence ATGCCATGGTTGGAATTCTTTATTCTTATTATATCTATCATTGCCCTATTAGCCGCATCCAAGTTCGTTTTAAGAAAGTTGTTCAATATTAAAAAAGTGAAAAAGAAGATATTTTCCTATAATCATATTAATAGTACTCATCGGAAGGTAGATTGGATGGTCCGAATTACTGCAGCAACTTTGTATTTGATTTTTATGTACCAATTATATTTTCATGACTTTTCTGTAAATCTATTACTTTTTATCATGACGTTGATTATAACATCTGAAAGCTTTGTTCGCGCCTACTTTGAATGGAAAGCTTCTCCCGATCCTAAGCAGTCTATTCTGTCACTTGGAGAAGGGGTCCTCCTTATTATCATTGTGTTGGTCATCATTCAATTTGATGTATTGAATTTACTTTTTTCATAG